One segment of Chloroflexota bacterium DNA contains the following:
- a CDS encoding NAD-dependent succinate-semialdehyde dehydrogenase — MTIKSINPTTGETIKEYEEMPPPAVRSIIKESQEAFLAWRKQGFAQRARLMRKVAQILRDRSGEYARMMAEEMGKPIADGTAEAEKCAWGCDYYAEKAENFLRPEMIETGTGRSFVTFQPLGVILAVMPWNFPFWQVFRFAAPALMAGNAIALKHASNVPGCALAIEDIFRQADFPANIFRTLLIGGKQVGAVIRNPLVKAVTLTGSVDAGRVVASKAGAMIKKTVLELGGSDPYLILEDADLETAVAACVESRLTNSGQSCIAAKRFIVVESQKERFQELFVRGMSAVKTGDPLQEGTRVGPMARHDLRDKLHQQVIDSIEKGAKCLLGGRIPEGKGAFYPPTVLTDVKRGMPAYDEELFGPVAAIIPVKGEEEAIKVANDSRFGLGAAIFTRDIAKGERIAATEIEAGCCFVNTPVKSDPRLPFGGIKDSGYGRELSHYGIKEFVNIKTVVVSHRTD; from the coding sequence ATGACCATCAAATCAATAAACCCTACAACGGGGGAGACCATCAAAGAATATGAAGAGATGCCACCGCCAGCGGTCAGAAGCATCATAAAGGAATCACAGGAGGCTTTCCTGGCCTGGCGAAAGCAGGGCTTCGCTCAGCGGGCAAGGTTAATGAGGAAGGTGGCGCAGATTCTGCGCGATAGATCGGGAGAATACGCCAGGATGATGGCGGAGGAAATGGGCAAGCCAATTGCGGACGGCACGGCAGAGGCAGAGAAGTGTGCCTGGGGGTGTGACTATTATGCCGAGAAGGCCGAGAATTTCTTGCGGCCGGAAATGATCGAAACAGGGACTGGCAGGAGCTTTGTCACCTTTCAGCCTCTTGGCGTCATTCTGGCGGTAATGCCCTGGAATTTCCCTTTCTGGCAGGTTTTCAGATTCGCTGCCCCTGCTCTGATGGCTGGTAATGCGATTGCGTTGAAGCACGCTTCAAACGTACCCGGCTGCGCCCTGGCGATAGAGGATATCTTCCGCCAGGCGGACTTTCCTGCAAACATCTTCAGGACATTGCTCATCGGCGGCAAACAAGTCGGCGCTGTCATCAGGAACCCGCTGGTCAAGGCGGTCACCCTCACGGGCAGCGTAGATGCAGGTAGAGTAGTGGCCAGCAAAGCGGGCGCAATGATCAAGAAGACCGTTCTGGAACTGGGCGGCTCCGACCCCTACCTGATCCTGGAAGATGCTGACCTTGAAACGGCAGTGGCGGCCTGTGTTGAAAGCAGGCTCACCAATTCAGGCCAAAGCTGTATCGCCGCCAAGCGATTCATCGTAGTAGAATCGCAAAAAGAACGGTTCCAGGAACTCTTTGTCAGGGGCATGTCCGCTGTGAAGACTGGTGACCCCTTGCAAGAAGGAACCAGAGTAGGGCCTATGGCCCGTCATGACCTGAGGGACAAACTTCACCAACAAGTGATCGATAGTATCGAGAAAGGAGCTAAGTGCCTGCTTGGAGGCAGGATACCTGAGGGGAAGGGTGCCTTCTACCCTCCCACTGTGCTCACTGATGTCAAGAGAGGGATGCCAGCCTATGATGAGGAGCTGTTCGGGCCAGTGGCAGCGATCATCCCCGTAAAGGGGGAGGAAGAAGCGATCAAGGTGGCAAACGACTCTCGGTTCGGTCTCGGCGCAGCCATCTTCACCAGGGACATAGCAAAAGGAGAGAGGATCGCCGCAACTGAGATTGAGGCTGGATGCTGTTTTGTAAACACCCCGGTGAAGTCAGACCCCCGTCTGCCCTTCGGCGGCATTAAGGATAGCGGGTACGGCCGCGAGTTGTCGCATTACGGGATCAAGGAATTCGTGAACATCAAGACTGTGGTCGTGAGCCATCGCACCGACTAG
- a CDS encoding NAD(P)/FAD-dependent oxidoreductase, whose product MMADGSFDAVIIGGGTKALFLAMYLARYGGMSVGIFERRHEIGGCLATEETSAPGFRGNTHANIILPWYYAPLWRDFPEFWEYGAQIDQYTCANGGIFKKNETCLGIYSEKHDPTQERTAKEIARFSERDAEKWLKLWQLWLSDEFQRVQFDTIFNPAEDRMTAEVMNRQMELLPKLVEADFVPDGLIMAASHLRAAQDTWESREVQYCLVRTALTGAYDVSDPGVGATTMGQAATMPTMSFTKGGTHQVAHAAHQVLVQNGCQFFTHAEVKKVIIENGTATGIQLTDGSQVRARKLVVSTLSPYQLCFDLIGREHLDHNLARRVEQLESRFGCIMWYSFALHEAPKYKAAAFNPDINETFWLGLAEDNDPMHVARECHYSRLGVWPPLEDYCPVVWCNSLVDPAYAPPGKHVAQCEQLGPPASAHTEKEWMEIKKRYAEEIVGLWQKHAPNMNWDNIMGVDTNTPYDNLRMKNLAPHGGIALGDRIAYQVDANRPTPELANHRTPIQNLYATGAGWHLGSSASSSESYNCYKIIAKDMGLGKPWEEKGKEDPDSLVAIQRNLNKRLRESFRAKS is encoded by the coding sequence ATGATGGCAGACGGGAGCTTCGATGCTGTAATCATAGGAGGGGGAACCAAGGCCCTGTTTCTGGCCATGTACCTGGCCAGGTACGGCGGCATGAGCGTGGGCATATTCGAGAGGAGGCACGAAATCGGTGGCTGCCTGGCCACCGAGGAGACTTCAGCGCCAGGGTTTCGTGGTAACACCCACGCCAACATAATCTTGCCCTGGTACTACGCGCCGCTATGGCGCGATTTCCCTGAGTTCTGGGAGTACGGTGCTCAGATCGACCAGTACACCTGCGCCAATGGCGGCATCTTCAAGAAGAATGAGACCTGCCTGGGCATATACAGCGAGAAACATGACCCGACTCAAGAGCGCACTGCCAAAGAGATTGCCCGGTTCTCGGAGCGGGATGCTGAGAAATGGCTCAAACTGTGGCAATTATGGCTAAGCGATGAGTTCCAACGGGTGCAGTTCGATACCATCTTCAATCCGGCGGAAGACCGCATGACCGCCGAGGTGATGAACAGGCAAATGGAGCTGCTGCCGAAGCTGGTGGAGGCCGACTTCGTGCCGGATGGGCTGATTATGGCAGCCAGCCACCTCCGTGCAGCACAGGACACCTGGGAAAGCCGGGAAGTGCAATACTGCCTGGTGAGGACGGCTCTGACAGGGGCATATGATGTCTCCGACCCGGGGGTTGGGGCTACCACCATGGGTCAGGCAGCAACCATGCCGACCATGTCGTTCACCAAAGGAGGGACTCACCAGGTGGCTCATGCTGCCCACCAGGTCCTGGTGCAGAACGGGTGCCAGTTTTTCACCCATGCCGAGGTGAAGAAGGTCATCATAGAGAATGGCACCGCCACCGGCATCCAGCTTACGGATGGCAGTCAGGTCAGGGCCAGGAAGCTGGTGGTCAGCACCTTGAGCCCATACCAGCTCTGCTTCGATTTGATAGGCAGAGAGCACCTGGACCATAACCTGGCGCGCCGTGTGGAGCAACTGGAAAGCCGCTTTGGCTGTATCATGTGGTATTCGTTTGCGCTCCACGAAGCTCCCAAATACAAGGCGGCTGCCTTTAATCCTGATATAAATGAGACGTTCTGGCTGGGGCTGGCTGAAGATAATGATCCGATGCATGTTGCCAGAGAGTGCCACTACAGCAGGTTAGGCGTCTGGCCTCCTCTAGAGGACTACTGCCCGGTGGTCTGGTGCAATAGCCTGGTTGACCCAGCCTACGCGCCTCCAGGAAAACATGTCGCCCAATGCGAGCAACTGGGGCCACCCGCCAGCGCCCACACAGAAAAGGAATGGATGGAGATAAAGAAGCGGTACGCTGAGGAGATCGTTGGCCTCTGGCAAAAGCATGCTCCCAACATGAACTGGGATAACATCATGGGCGTGGATACCAACACTCCATACGATAACCTGAGAATGAAGAACCTGGCGCCTCACGGGGGTATAGCCCTGGGTGACCGGATAGCGTACCAGGTGGACGCCAACAGGCCCACCCCAGAACTGGCTAACCACAGGACTCCGATACAGAATCTTTATGCCACAGGGGCGGGATGGCACCTGGGGTCGAGCGCCAGTTCCTCCGAGTCGTACAACTGTTACAAGATCATTGCCAAAGACATGGGCCTGGGCAAACCGTGGGAGGAAAAGGGGAAAGAGGATCCCGATTCCCTGGTTGCAATACAGCGAAATTTGAATAAGAGATTACGTGAGTCCTTCAGGGCTAAAAGTTAA